Part of the Natrinema salinisoli genome is shown below.
TGATTGCAAAGAGGATACCGAGGAGGTGAACGACGGAGTGGGTCATACACAAGATACGCGTCTTCTGTCCGTCAAATTGCACCATGAGATTTCACCGGTGTAAAGAACGGCTTGGCGGCCCTCTTAACAGCGTATTACAAGATCGAACGGTACTGGCCTGATAGACACGGCCGACGATGGGGTTCACATCCGTCGGTAATTCCATGTGAACACGTCCTTACCGATCGGCGATATCACAATGCCGTCATGGGATTTTAGACCTCACTATTTGGTCGGCAGGTCGTGGGATGTGACTAACAATACTGATCCGGAGCGACCGAACGACCGGTATGGCACTGACCGAAATAGATCATGTTAGCGAGAACGAGGAGATGCAGGAGTGTATCGATAGCTGTTTCGAGTGTGTCCAAGCCTGTGAATGGTGCGCCGACAAGTGCGCCGGCGAGGGCGAGGAGATGGCCGAATGTCTACGACTCTGCCGGGACGTCGCCGATCTGGCGTCCATGCATGCGCGGTTCATGGCCCGCAATTCCGACTTCAGTTCCGATCTGGCGGCGATGACCGCCGACGCGTGCGAGGAGTGCGCTGATGAATGTGAACAGCATGACGCCGAACACTGTCAGGTCTGTGCGGACGTCCTCCGCGACTGCGCCGAGACCTGCCGGAACATGGCCTCGGCCTGAGGTCGACAGTTACGACACACATCGGAGCCACGTACGTCGTGCGCTCCTCCCTCAAGCGTCGCCGACAGGGGCGACCATTCGAATGACTGCCGAATTGGGAAACGGACGCGCCGACTACAAGCAGATCGTCCACCGAGGAGCCGAATTGACGATTGACGTGTCGTTCGCAAGACGTTGACGCCGCGATTGAATCCGACGCTATCATGCAGTACAACCTGATCGAAGCGTACGGTGCCATCGGCGACGGGATCACAGTTGCCCTCGTCGGCCGTGACGGCTCGATCGACTGGTGTCCGCTCCCGCACGTTGAGTCGGCGAGCGTCTTCGCCGCCCTACTCGACGCCGACCGTGGCGGTCGCTTCGCCGTCCGCCCCCGGCAGTCGTTCGAGTCCGTCCAGCGCTACCGCGACCGGACGAACGTCCTCGAGACGACGTTCCGGACCGCTGGCGGCACAGCGACGGTGACCGATTTTATGTCCGTCGCCGAGACCGTCGACGCCGATAACAGCCAGCCTGCCGTCTACCGGAAACTGGACTGCGAGGATGGCCCGCTCGAGGTCGAGATCGAGTTCGATCCCCGGTTCGACTACGCGCGCGATGTCCCCGAGATCGAGCTAACGGCTGACGGTGTCGTCGCGACTGGCAATGACGAGCAGGCCGTCCTCTCGGCCGACCTCCCGCTCGAGACCGTGGGCGACGGCCACGGGGCGAGCGCGGCGGAAACGCTCGAGAGCGGCGAGACGCGCTGGCTGGTGCTCAGCTACGGCGACGGGATCGACCGTGAGCCGGCGCGCCACCGGGAAACGCTCGCCGAGACGATCGACTACTGGCGAGAGTGGGCCCACGACTGCGGCGACGGGGAGTGTCCCGTCGGCAATCGGTGGCACGACCTGGTCGTCCGGTCGTCGCTCGCCCTCAAACTCCTCATCCACCGGGAAACGGGCGCAGTGTGTGCGGCCCCAACGACCTCGCTACCGGAGGACCTCGGTGGTGTCCTCAACTGGGACTACCGGTACAACTGGATCCGCGATGCGGCCTTCACTGTCAGGGCACTCTCCGAATTAGGTCACCTTGAGGAGGCCCAGTCGTACTTCAAGTTATGTCTCGACCACTGCCAGCAGCATAAACCGGCTGACCTACCGCCGGTCTACGGCCTCCACGGCGGAGGCGACCTTGAGGAACGTGTCCTCGACCACCTCGAGGGTTATCGTGGATCAGCCCCTGTTCGCATCGGCAACGCGGCCCAGGACCAGCACCAACTCGACGTCTATGGCGAGTTAATCCTCGGGGTCTATGAGATGGTCTGCTACGGCGAGCCGGTGCGGCCCGACGACTGGACGGTGGTGCGCGACCTCGTCGATTACGTCTGTGACGGCTGGGACGAGCCCGACGCCGGCATTTGGGAGATGCGGACCGACCACGAGGACTTCGTCTACTCGAAGGTCATGTGTTGGACGGCACTCGATCGCGGGATCGAACTCGCCGAGGCCGCCGACGGTGTCGACGCGCCGCTCGAACGCTGGCGGGCAGCCCGAGACGAAATCCGTGAGGCGATCCTTGAGCGTGGATTTAGTGAGGAGACGAACAGCTTCGTGAGATCGTTCGACGACGAGGACACGCTCGACGCGGCGAACCTGCTTGTCCCGGTCGTCGGCTTCCTCCCGTCGGACGACGACCGCGTGCAGGGGACGATCGACGCGACGATTGATCGGCTGGCGACCGACGACGGGCTTGTCCGTCGCTACGAGGGCGACGATGGCCTCCCCGGGGCCGGCAGTCCATTCGTTGTCAGTTCGTTCTGGCTCGTTACCGCGCTCGCGCTTGCGGGACGAACCGACGAGGCCTGCGACCGCTTCGAGTCGATCCTCAAATACACCAGCCCCCTTGGACTCTTGGCCGAGGCGGTCGACCCCGAGACCGGCGAGCAGCGCGGCAACTATCCGCAAGCCTACAGTCACATCGGACTGATCAATAGCGCACTCTACCTGGCGGACGCGAACGGTTCAAGCGACGCATCGCTGGCGCCGCTCGGGAGCGACGGCGACGACGGCGTCGACTCGGGCGACGAGATCGTGCGGCAGCCGAACGACATCAGAACATGAACGACGAGAACACCCACGACTCGAACGAGGAACCGACGGCTGTGACGACCGACGCGAGAGAGCGCTGTCCGCGACCCGCTGGCGACGGGGGCGGGGCGAACGGCTCGACTGGGTGCGGCGGCGAAAACGACGGTGACGACGGCGGCGACTCGATGCGGCCGGGCGAGATGATGCTGCAACACCCGACGAAGGAGATATGGCCCCAGTACGCCGTCATCTCGCTCGGGGTCTGGCTCGTCGCGACCGCGCCGGCGCTGGGTTACGAGAGTACGCTGGTGTTCTGGAACAGCGTCCTCAGCGGGCTCGTCCTGATCGCGCTGGCCGGCGCCACGATCTTCCTCGAGAGCGGCTACGCCAACTACGCCAACGGCTTCGTCGGCCTCTGGCTGGTGTTCGCGCCGATCGCGTTCTCGGCCCCGACGGCTGCGGCCTATGCGAACAACGGGCTCGTCGGCACCATGGTAATCGCGTTCTCGGTGCTGATCGTGATGCGTTCGCAGATGGAGGGGCCGACCGTCCCGCCGGGGTGGACGTACAACCCCTCGACGCGCGCACAGCGCGCGCCGCTGATCGCGCTCGGCATCTTCGGCTTCTTCGCCTCGTGGTACATGGCCGCCTTCCAGCTTGGCTACATAGACAGCGTCTGGGACCCAATATACGGCTCCGGAACCGAGCAGATCCTCACCTCCAGCATTTCGGAGGCGTTCCCGGTCTCGGACGCCGGTCTTGGCGCGGTGGCCTACTCCGTCGAGGCCCTGATGGGATTCATGGGTGACCGACGGCGATGGCGGACGATGCCGTGGATGGTCGCCTTCTTCGGCGTCGTCGTGATCCCCCTGGGCTTCGTGCAGGTGCTGCTGGTCATCTTCCAGCCGGTCATGGTCGGCACGTGGTGCACCC
Proteins encoded:
- a CDS encoding four-helix bundle copper-binding protein codes for the protein MALTEIDHVSENEEMQECIDSCFECVQACEWCADKCAGEGEEMAECLRLCRDVADLASMHARFMARNSDFSSDLAAMTADACEECADECEQHDAEHCQVCADVLRDCAETCRNMASA
- a CDS encoding glycoside hydrolase family 15 protein — translated: MQYNLIEAYGAIGDGITVALVGRDGSIDWCPLPHVESASVFAALLDADRGGRFAVRPRQSFESVQRYRDRTNVLETTFRTAGGTATVTDFMSVAETVDADNSQPAVYRKLDCEDGPLEVEIEFDPRFDYARDVPEIELTADGVVATGNDEQAVLSADLPLETVGDGHGASAAETLESGETRWLVLSYGDGIDREPARHRETLAETIDYWREWAHDCGDGECPVGNRWHDLVVRSSLALKLLIHRETGAVCAAPTTSLPEDLGGVLNWDYRYNWIRDAAFTVRALSELGHLEEAQSYFKLCLDHCQQHKPADLPPVYGLHGGGDLEERVLDHLEGYRGSAPVRIGNAAQDQHQLDVYGELILGVYEMVCYGEPVRPDDWTVVRDLVDYVCDGWDEPDAGIWEMRTDHEDFVYSKVMCWTALDRGIELAEAADGVDAPLERWRAARDEIREAILERGFSEETNSFVRSFDDEDTLDAANLLVPVVGFLPSDDDRVQGTIDATIDRLATDDGLVRRYEGDDGLPGAGSPFVVSSFWLVTALALAGRTDEACDRFESILKYTSPLGLLAEAVDPETGEQRGNYPQAYSHIGLINSALYLADANGSSDASLAPLGSDGDDGVDSGDEIVRQPNDIRT
- a CDS encoding vitamin K epoxide reductase family protein, which codes for MNDENTHDSNEEPTAVTTDARERCPRPAGDGGGANGSTGCGGENDGDDGGDSMRPGEMMLQHPTKEIWPQYAVISLGVWLVATAPALGYESTLVFWNSVLSGLVLIALAGATIFLESGYANYANGFVGLWLVFAPIAFSAPTAAAYANNGLVGTMVIAFSVLIVMRSQMEGPTVPPGWTYNPSTRAQRAPLIALGIFGFFASWYMAAFQLGYIDSVWDPIYGSGTEQILTSSISEAFPVSDAGLGAVAYSVEALMGFMGDRRRWRTMPWMVAFFGVVVIPLGFVQVLLVIFQPVMVGTWCTLCLLSAFGMLWMIALTVDEVVAMGQFVVRLMRQGDSLWTAFWMGGKLSEDESGVDERAMRDIGDSPANEPFWGVSTPWTLLGAMALGVWFMLSPTVFGTTGFMADSSHLAGSLIVSFTVIATAEPARAIRFLNVPLAGWVAVAPWLFDGVPTLATINAAVAGALVVILSVPHGSFEDRYGGWEQYATLQMFDRLNPLRS